In a genomic window of Micromonospora cremea:
- a CDS encoding peptide deformylase translates to MTTAPLERAADSFAAELARQRTGRGLSKKQLAVLMGFDPSYVSHVEGRRHRPTEDFARRAEAVLEASGAIWQRFREYDELRHARAGQQHREPHLPGQWLPPGTGLVVERELATLTHTDNAYRCVIHRELYNAGTEPINRYLVRVAVDRYPNDPGRSNRHHREHPLTFAELQLQARRDDGGGDPEPMHWRAKHDRDAFKEIWLLFENGERRFPLYPGDRATIEYAYSVGQEKWGPWFQRAVRLPTRQLAVRLDLPAALDPQVWGVETSLSAEEGPLRTAPQRRDEDGRAIFDWQTDDPPLNARYRMQWRFRARPDTDPDVGPGGARVRPSDRMRGLGIVQRGADLLRQLGRPFDLPAEEQVAREVVDRLSTALARLDELHPFSKGVGIAAPQLGIGRAAAVVRPPDRSAEPVVLLNPRVVDADPDTDEQYEGCLSFFDHRGLVPRPLRLDVEHAQWDGSRIITSFEFGMARLVAHEIDHLEGRLYLDRMAPGVPLVPVEEYRETGHPWRY, encoded by the coding sequence ATGACGACCGCACCCCTCGAACGGGCTGCCGACTCCTTCGCGGCCGAGCTCGCCCGGCAACGGACCGGGCGGGGGCTGTCCAAGAAGCAACTGGCCGTCCTGATGGGCTTCGACCCGTCCTACGTCAGCCACGTCGAGGGGCGCCGGCACCGCCCGACCGAGGACTTCGCCCGCCGCGCCGAGGCCGTCCTGGAGGCCAGTGGCGCGATCTGGCAGCGCTTCCGGGAGTACGACGAGCTACGGCACGCCCGCGCCGGTCAACAGCACCGCGAGCCGCACCTGCCCGGCCAGTGGCTGCCACCCGGCACCGGCCTCGTCGTGGAGCGGGAGCTGGCCACCCTCACCCACACCGACAACGCCTACCGGTGTGTCATCCACCGCGAGCTCTACAACGCCGGCACCGAGCCGATCAACCGCTACCTGGTCCGGGTCGCCGTCGACCGCTACCCGAACGATCCCGGTCGTTCCAACCGGCACCACCGGGAGCACCCGCTCACCTTCGCCGAGCTGCAACTACAGGCCCGCCGGGACGACGGCGGCGGTGACCCGGAGCCGATGCACTGGCGGGCCAAGCACGACCGGGACGCGTTCAAGGAGATCTGGCTGCTCTTCGAGAACGGTGAGCGACGCTTCCCGCTCTACCCCGGCGACCGGGCCACCATCGAGTACGCGTACTCCGTCGGGCAGGAGAAGTGGGGTCCCTGGTTCCAACGAGCCGTGCGGCTGCCCACCCGACAGCTCGCCGTCCGCCTGGACCTGCCGGCGGCGCTCGACCCGCAGGTCTGGGGCGTGGAGACCTCGCTCTCGGCGGAGGAGGGCCCGCTGCGAACGGCGCCGCAGCGCCGCGACGAGGACGGCCGGGCGATCTTCGACTGGCAGACCGACGACCCACCGCTGAACGCCCGCTACCGGATGCAGTGGCGTTTCCGGGCCCGCCCCGACACCGACCCGGACGTCGGCCCCGGCGGGGCCCGGGTCCGGCCCAGCGACCGGATGCGTGGCCTCGGCATCGTCCAGCGCGGCGCCGACCTGCTCCGCCAGCTCGGCCGCCCGTTCGACCTACCCGCCGAGGAGCAGGTGGCCCGAGAGGTGGTCGACCGGCTCAGCACGGCCCTGGCCCGGCTCGACGAGCTGCATCCGTTCAGCAAGGGGGTCGGTATCGCCGCCCCGCAGCTCGGCATCGGCCGGGCGGCGGCCGTGGTGCGGCCACCCGACCGGTCGGCGGAGCCGGTCGTGCTGCTCAACCCGCGGGTGGTCGACGCCGACCCGGACACCGACGAGCAGTACGAGGGCTGCCTCTCCTTCTTCGACCACCGTGGCCTCGTGCCCCGACCGCTGCGGCTGGACGTGGAGCACGCCCAGTGGGACGGCAGCCGGATCATCACCTCGTTCGAGTTCGGCATGGCCCGGCTGGTCGCGCACGAGATCGACCACCTGGAGGGCCGGCTCTACCTGGACCGGATGGCGCCCGGCGTGCCGCTGGTGCCGGTGGAGGAGTACCGGGAGACCGGGCACCCCTGGCGTTACTGA
- a CDS encoding CPBP family intramembrane glutamic endopeptidase — protein MTVELTRPVSRRLLGTETLLVLGLSLGQSAVYAVVSIIAKLTAEGPLSKQTASLNTSASARPWLDLTYQLLGIVFALLPVLLAVHLLTRDPGDPARTLGLDVRRPGQDLARGAGLAALIGLPGLALFWVAAQLGLNATLVPASLPPVWWAVPVLILAAVQNAVLEEVIVVGYLVTRLRQLQWRLGAIILASALLRGSYHLYQGFGAFVGNAVMGVVFSYFYLRTRRVMPLIIAHTLLDVVAFVGYAMLPRDWFSWL, from the coding sequence GTGACCGTTGAGCTGACCCGCCCGGTGTCCCGCCGGCTGCTGGGGACCGAGACGCTGCTGGTCCTCGGCCTCTCCCTCGGCCAGTCCGCGGTCTACGCGGTGGTCTCGATCATCGCGAAGTTGACCGCCGAGGGTCCGCTCTCCAAGCAGACCGCCTCGCTGAACACCTCCGCGTCAGCGAGACCCTGGCTGGACCTGACGTACCAACTGCTCGGCATCGTCTTCGCGCTGCTGCCGGTGCTGCTCGCCGTACACCTGCTCACCCGTGATCCCGGTGACCCGGCGCGGACCCTCGGCCTGGACGTCCGGCGACCTGGCCAGGACCTGGCGCGCGGCGCCGGCCTGGCCGCGTTGATCGGCCTGCCCGGGCTGGCCCTGTTCTGGGTGGCGGCGCAGCTCGGCCTCAACGCCACGCTGGTGCCGGCCTCGCTGCCGCCGGTCTGGTGGGCGGTCCCGGTGCTGATCCTCGCCGCCGTGCAGAACGCCGTGCTGGAGGAGGTGATCGTGGTCGGCTACCTGGTCACCCGGCTGCGTCAGCTCCAGTGGCGGCTCGGCGCGATCATCTTGGCCAGCGCGCTGCTGCGCGGCTCGTACCACCTGTACCAGGGCTTCGGCGCGTTCGTCGGCAACGCGGTGATGGGCGTCGTGTTCAGCTACTTCTACCTGCGGACCCGGCGGGTGATGCCGCTGATCATCGCGCACACCCTGCTGGACGTGGTCGCCTTCGTCGGCTACGCGATGCTGCCCCGGGACTGGTTCAGCTGGCTCTGA
- a CDS encoding IucA/IucC family C-terminal-domain containing protein has protein sequence MPRRDVTATPLAPVTAALRAMFGTDDLPGLAPGLLVDDEFGWAPATTLIDGSRLPDLLRAATLRWGGTPHACAALAWKSYSYWTALPVVLGWASARRVPLLEPSDVLIHFEDHRPLLTLGLRRSTTVAVLPGDPLALAGHPAVRVVAGEAELLAALRASLLDAHLAPLIAAIQTEVRVGTRTLLGSVASGISHGILRAADGLPGSTVQTIDTLLGALDLADLVELVPGPTGEPSVQRRTCCLAFTLPSPKVCQGCCVRQA, from the coding sequence ATGCCGAGGCGGGACGTGACCGCCACGCCGCTCGCCCCCGTCACCGCAGCTCTGCGTGCCATGTTCGGCACCGACGATCTACCCGGGCTCGCGCCGGGCCTGCTGGTCGACGACGAGTTCGGCTGGGCGCCCGCGACCACCCTGATCGACGGCAGCCGGCTGCCGGATCTGCTCCGCGCCGCCACACTGCGCTGGGGCGGCACCCCGCACGCCTGCGCCGCGCTGGCCTGGAAGTCGTACAGCTACTGGACGGCGCTGCCGGTCGTGCTCGGCTGGGCCTCGGCCCGGCGGGTGCCGCTGCTCGAGCCGTCCGACGTGCTGATCCACTTCGAGGACCACCGGCCGCTGCTCACCCTGGGTCTGCGCCGCAGCACCACCGTGGCGGTGCTGCCGGGTGACCCGCTGGCACTGGCCGGCCACCCGGCGGTGCGGGTCGTCGCCGGCGAAGCGGAGCTGCTGGCCGCGCTGCGCGCCTCGCTCCTGGACGCCCACCTGGCCCCGCTCATCGCGGCGATCCAGACGGAGGTTCGGGTCGGCACGCGGACGCTGCTCGGCTCGGTCGCCTCCGGCATCTCGCACGGCATCCTGCGGGCCGCGGACGGGCTGCCCGGCTCGACGGTGCAGACGATCGACACCCTGCTCGGCGCACTCGACCTGGCGGACCTGGTCGAGCTGGTGCCGGGGCCGACCGGTGAGCCGAGCGTGCAGCGGCGCACCTGCTGCCTCGCCTTCACCCTGCCCAGCCCGAAGGTCTGCCAGGGCTGCTGCGTCCGCCAGGCCTGA
- a CDS encoding globin domain-containing protein: MDNVARLLKESWTLVEEDRDRLSSHFYARLFLLDPALRQLFPVQMTGQGDRLLEAIITAIHTVDDPESFDEFLRALGRDHRKYHVDEQHYATMGVALLDALRSTAGDGWNLEYDQAWRDSYAAISAKMIAGATADDNPPFWHAEVLTHERYGPDTAVLTCRALQRPLPWRAGQYVSLEVPRHHPRVWRTYSVANAPNDDNVLEFHVRSPGAGWVSGALVRRVRPGDLLRLAAPMGSMTLDRSSQRDILCVAGGVGLAPIKALVEELAGYNRTRWVHVFYGARQAADLYGLAGLQKLVAVHPWLSVTAACSEDPDFDGELGDIPDVVARYGPWTTHDCYVSGSARMVRSTLRVLAADEVPPPHIRYDTFGEL, encoded by the coding sequence GTGGACAACGTCGCGCGGTTGCTGAAAGAGAGCTGGACCCTCGTCGAGGAGGACCGGGACCGGCTGAGCAGCCACTTCTACGCCCGGCTCTTCCTGCTCGACCCCGCCCTGCGGCAGCTCTTCCCGGTGCAGATGACCGGCCAGGGCGACCGCCTGCTGGAAGCGATCATCACGGCGATCCACACCGTGGACGACCCGGAGAGTTTCGACGAGTTCCTCCGGGCACTGGGCCGCGACCACCGCAAGTACCACGTCGACGAGCAGCACTACGCGACGATGGGCGTCGCGCTGCTGGACGCGCTGCGCAGCACCGCCGGCGACGGCTGGAACCTGGAGTACGACCAGGCGTGGCGAGACTCGTACGCGGCCATCTCGGCGAAGATGATCGCCGGGGCGACGGCCGACGACAACCCGCCGTTCTGGCACGCCGAGGTGCTGACCCACGAGCGGTACGGCCCGGACACCGCCGTGCTGACCTGCCGGGCGTTGCAGCGTCCGCTGCCCTGGCGGGCCGGCCAGTACGTCAGCCTGGAGGTGCCGCGCCACCACCCTCGGGTGTGGCGGACGTACTCGGTGGCGAACGCCCCCAACGACGACAACGTGCTGGAGTTCCACGTGCGGTCGCCCGGGGCCGGCTGGGTGTCCGGTGCGCTGGTCCGCCGGGTGCGGCCAGGTGACCTGCTCCGGCTGGCGGCGCCGATGGGGTCGATGACCCTGGACCGGTCCTCGCAGCGGGACATCCTCTGCGTGGCCGGCGGCGTGGGGCTGGCGCCGATCAAGGCGCTGGTGGAGGAGTTGGCCGGCTACAACCGGACCCGCTGGGTGCACGTCTTCTACGGCGCCCGGCAGGCGGCGGATCTGTACGGCCTGGCCGGGTTGCAGAAGTTGGTCGCCGTACACCCGTGGCTGTCGGTCACCGCCGCGTGCAGCGAGGACCCGGACTTCGACGGCGAGCTGGGCGACATCCCGGACGTGGTGGCCCGGTACGGCCCGTGGACCACGCACGACTGCTACGTCTCCGGGTCGGCCCGGATGGTCCGGTCCACGCTGCGAGTGCTGGCCGCGGACGAGGTGCCGCCGCCGCACATCCGCTACGACACCTTCGGTGAGCTCTAG